The Chitinophagales bacterium genome has a segment encoding these proteins:
- a CDS encoding TolC family protein, with amino-acid sequence MKKYSLLIISILLFSRFSWATNSLDSIIQVIQKNNPSLLYQTKYIEALKMEYSTEGNLYNPNVTFDYLRGLPNAIAGSQYDVTLTQQFDFPSVYAKKKELANIKHTRDSYLIESEKYDIINQVKLLCIEIIYRNKLDNLINNRIISIEKLKNDFQIKLNNGYGNILDVNKTQLKLIEINNEKQLNQSILKQLNQKLTALNGGNAIQFQDTIYPSINTTIELETILQQSNQNNPINSYLHQEQAVVNQEINVAKAMALPKFEVGYHYQGLLNQNFHGAIVGLSLPLWENKNKVKAKEALLVSNQLKMNDYINQQEATILQQYEQYTIFKNTYNSYDNQMQNYNNTHLLTKALQLGEITTIDYFLETDFIFNMNKNKLETQYQLYNTIIHLLKYLE; translated from the coding sequence ATGAAAAAATATAGTTTATTAATCATAAGTATACTACTGTTTAGTCGCTTTAGTTGGGCTACTAATTCATTAGATTCAATTATACAAGTAATACAAAAAAACAATCCAAGTTTGCTATATCAAACAAAATATATAGAAGCATTAAAAATGGAATATAGCACAGAAGGCAATTTGTATAATCCAAATGTTACTTTTGATTATTTAAGAGGTTTGCCTAATGCTATTGCAGGAAGTCAGTATGATGTTACGCTTACACAACAATTCGATTTTCCTTCTGTGTATGCCAAAAAAAAGGAGTTGGCAAATATTAAACATACAAGAGATAGCTATTTAATAGAAAGTGAAAAGTACGATATTATTAATCAAGTAAAATTATTGTGTATTGAAATAATCTATAGAAATAAATTAGATAACTTAATTAATAATAGAATTATAAGTATTGAAAAATTAAAAAACGATTTTCAAATTAAACTCAATAATGGCTATGGCAATATTTTAGATGTCAATAAAACACAGCTAAAACTAATTGAAATTAATAACGAAAAACAGTTGAATCAATCCATATTAAAACAACTAAATCAAAAGTTAACAGCATTAAATGGTGGAAATGCAATACAATTTCAAGATACTATTTATCCAAGTATCAATACTACTATTGAGTTAGAAACAATATTACAACAAAGCAATCAAAACAATCCAATTAACAGTTATCTCCATCAAGAACAAGCAGTTGTTAATCAAGAAATCAATGTTGCAAAAGCAATGGCATTACCAAAATTCGAAGTAGGTTATCATTATCAAGGTTTGTTAAATCAAAATTTTCATGGAGCTATTGTCGGATTATCACTTCCGTTGTGGGAAAATAAAAATAAAGTAAAAGCAAAAGAAGCATTGCTCGTTTCTAATCAACTTAAAATGAACGACTATATCAATCAGCAAGAAGCTACAATTTTACAACAATACGAACAATATACTATATTTAAAAATACTTATAATAGTTATGATAATCAAATGCAAAATTATAACAATACTCATTTGCTTACAAAAGCATTACAGTTAGGCGAAATAACTACTATCGACTATTTTTTAGAAACCGATTTTATTTTTAACATGAACAAAAACAAACTTGAAACACAATATCAGTTGTATAACACCATCATTCATCTTTTAAAATACTTAGAATAA
- the bshB1 gene encoding bacillithiol biosynthesis deacetylase BshB1 has product MSNLDILCFAAHPDDVELSCGGTIAKHIDLGYTIGICDLTRGELGTRGNAETRRDEALNASKILNIKYRENLGLQDGFFDINEQNIIDVVKIIRKYKPKIVLCNATHDRHLDHSRAGDLVVRAAFLSGLVKINTNQDAWRPSVVYRYIQDYHNTPDFVVDISKYMDIKLEAIKAYATQFYNIHSKELETPISKKDFFDFIIARAKEFGRPAGFEFAEGFNKERYIGIENLFHLI; this is encoded by the coding sequence ATGTCAAATTTGGATATTTTGTGTTTTGCTGCACATCCTGACGATGTGGAATTATCTTGTGGAGGAACCATTGCTAAACATATAGACTTAGGATATACCATTGGAATCTGCGATTTAACTCGTGGCGAATTAGGTACTCGTGGAAATGCAGAAACGCGTAGAGATGAAGCTTTAAATGCATCTAAAATATTAAACATTAAGTATAGAGAAAACTTAGGATTACAAGATGGTTTTTTTGATATTAATGAACAAAATATAATTGATGTTGTAAAGATTATTAGAAAATATAAACCTAAAATTGTATTGTGTAATGCAACTCACGATAGGCATTTAGACCATTCTAGAGCTGGCGACTTAGTTGTGCGTGCTGCATTTTTAAGTGGCTTGGTAAAAATCAATACCAACCAAGATGCATGGCGACCAAGTGTTGTGTATCGTTATATTCAAGACTATCACAACACACCAGATTTTGTAGTTGATATTTCTAAATACATGGACATAAAACTAGAAGCAATCAAAGCATATGCTACACAGTTTTATAATATTCATAGTAAAGAGTTAGAAACGCCAATTTCTAAAAAAGACTTTTTCGATTTTATTATTGCAAGAGCAAAAGAATTTGGTCGACCAGCTGGTTTTGAATTTGCCGAAGGTTTTAACAAAGAAAGATACATTGGTATCGAAAATTTATTTCATTTGATATAG